Proteins from a genomic interval of Nocardioidaceae bacterium:
- the hisB gene encoding imidazoleglycerol-phosphate dehydratase HisB: MSEQAGAAKRTATIERATKESSVFVEVDLDGSGKGEISTGVGFYDHMLNSLARHALLDLTVRTEGDTHIDAHHTVEDTAIALGDALKIALGDKKGIRRFGDALVPLDEALVQCAVDVSGRPYCVHVGEPEGQIYVAIGGDYQGSLTRHVFETIAFHAQIALHIRVLSSRDPHHLVEAQFKAFARALRDAVAFDPREGGVPSTKGTLAD; this comes from the coding sequence ATGAGCGAGCAGGCTGGCGCAGCAAAGCGGACTGCGACGATCGAGCGCGCGACGAAGGAGTCGAGCGTCTTCGTCGAGGTCGACCTCGACGGGTCCGGCAAGGGCGAGATCTCGACGGGCGTCGGGTTCTACGACCACATGCTCAACAGCCTGGCGCGGCACGCGCTGCTCGATCTGACGGTGCGCACCGAGGGCGACACCCACATCGACGCCCACCACACCGTCGAGGACACCGCGATCGCCCTGGGAGACGCGCTGAAGATCGCGTTGGGCGACAAGAAGGGCATTCGCCGGTTCGGCGACGCGCTCGTGCCGCTGGACGAGGCGCTGGTGCAGTGTGCGGTGGACGTCTCCGGGCGGCCGTACTGCGTGCACGTCGGTGAGCCCGAGGGCCAGATCTACGTCGCGATCGGCGGCGACTACCAGGGTTCGCTGACCCGCCACGTGTTCGAGACGATCGCGTTCCACGCCCAGATCGCGCTGCACATCCGCGTGCTGAGCAGCCGCGACCCGCACCACCTGGTGGAGGCGCAGTTCAAGGCGTTCGCGCGAGCGCTGCGGGATGCGGTGGCGTTCGATCCGCGTGAGGGCGGGGTGCCTTCGACGAAGGGCACGCTGGCCGACTGA